The following are encoded in a window of Vespa crabro chromosome 2, iyVesCrab1.2, whole genome shotgun sequence genomic DNA:
- the LOC124422093 gene encoding uncharacterized protein LOC124422093 isoform X6, whose product MLVPPVAQGGTGDRPVGDAGGRAQQSSGPAGTATLWPLAPAQPNQVPNQQSQGIPPLAATPAPAHNQGVSRYGLYSLFPGGGGGSYVAATPATPGPPTPARAYHATTHKERTVSESVFSAAVGVGVGGYTWGAPTPPPGSPYSPVPVTQLELLAKNLASLAPPGQQALSLQGVGVNVGSLHHAQHTQHTQHTLNLAGLHHLHHEGLHQNTFSPQLSLVTGNAPTLTINSFSPNSTGNVVPTTGVLLQEYQSPTGSTATGCSVAVNGSSCPTSSTSSTMVVQGGNQVVQTTAKKREAFLSSQGQPVKLENKSTRQPCVCRNSNGKTKVVHSDAGCSRTLPVASSWNGQDANNGVNSNTNNNSLVKREPLASVPCQVAEVSTSLHATTTSVKIEPVPPKSENGIVVSNANAGGIPVGIAMARQRSQHQETSASMRNVSLSHHTSHHASYHHFQPDNLVWALSSGSSSTAMTVGGATLVHCGGGGGEERPAHLAIPSGALAPSLNAALGSSLGPNLGPSLGSGLNSTLNSSLNSTLGSTATAAATTAWPPTLWQYPASAAAAAAAAAAAAAAMPMEPVGFPQMGVGVQGGLQLVRDPSSGHLLLIHAAEQMQQAVVWPNYPNHNGGNVAPPSLLLPPPPPSLQLLSDIGGARLVLTESKRKQQSTLPIVKIEADCGTSPTTIITSTESTKALQSVTSVTGTLVPDAPLVTTLHYYPHAPALVQISQTEPTHCRSQQRNAFISKATSPVSCLTPPPEVTTIHAIEPPQMTPMVGVQDASNQTEAPEAEQEQDMPMETQVKQEQNLSPCQLQCASTATNLTTTTTTTTTNLTNLTNFEIVAATPEKMCNVVRITTTTTTVNPTVCGIVGKVDKAENTIINMADCPKYSITRECRSVTSIDRTIERVVSRQDDLEQDEEEDSRHDRSTINDDDDCYDNGRSPICRDARTGPRIIEITEENCDSFHENLEFFGTRRDRSTDRLRDRRRSYAIDNTQEQHQNREEEKKIIVEEPMIDRIAEESRGTVIHQVIAKLSPETSCCESQRKEEMYPESKVIVDSTSNNGPQSMTTTTTTTTTSSQNIPDCESCGKNRDVRPQMVVQQNPEVKPQISVKSFDMPNIDCDDQELETVVIKQEADDGSFDEQNSKFENVSTIEKPKDSMKRHSVERSHPGIENVVEKLKKNAAAAMQESSCPLQKIDESKERNVDNSRSRRHSETMPRKLENGLKKHILRSCENEKLLNEKRENIERSEIEGSSEKDSSSLAYSREYLHNDNNNDSRSNNNNIKNINDKEYVIRKRLAVACESKVKDDVSEVNASPPKKSRLDRASNANDDTVFLSATIVDNQSTKLKLAISTKQKSNVDLSGLELLSNSIEQFEHLKPEAQNCSTPDLEKSPSRGKLISPQGESNNNNVDSPLGLLCALAEQRFMEEVGDKVPRKLNLESSEEISRAGRLLLNLGRTSLEKERKRLDKRKSTDGDDENYEKSKRLKADVVYETTDDGKNSSIRYYEKCGKSRRHGARFQEDMVFRVKEKPNRSIDLAEENGIDDEETSSLAERFVRERERVQKFDKENNDLDYDRKKETLERYDQQYDRFCGNDRCYRDVSKEDALTDSETENDKTVCSTTRLEEEVDVNTQRRQESTEERNRQGKLDAKTNVGKKLHTEEDGDWPNMDAMELDMRVRLADIQRQYREKQKELSRLTPKKEDKRSPGRPRKKSHSSSSEHGTLSSPPILEPAVPCQKSPSHSPDGAPPPLTSAVLAMPRCNVNLVKLGEPRSHIKLLDSIPSIPIPVPPVASPITVLPTSKIQSEDDDKSTGRMEYDTSSPAPTVASSSSASKKRKVGRPRKLMCTSGNTRHFTETIVAKKPKSKSSLVGYLLSPKNRHLQTKYIAKSGYTPLPFKTGMLSLKASSKNHKSVKAKMKPAKQTPLHNKNVISSIIAEKAKLSHEVKLDKHSNKVRPKLKAEAKVKTWEDDESTVVENISSDTMSQEILEEKNVEQPEEEEGEEEVEREMERNKHDKSKKKKQKSISSSPSRHKSSDRDKKESKRRKSSDCKDCKECAKVAKAERTESIINRCKLTSAHLAIDQLRVLTAMGGLFYAGRLSAVRAPDVYAITLDGERGNRPHIHSREEILRDAIVEVCPSSTKELPPGTRLCAYWSEQYRCLYPGTSVEPTEPDPELDEKFVSVEFDDGDSGRIALDDIRLLQPDYPVVEYDPNPLLSLGKRRRQTSVSIEDKRSSINTISGTTSNSLTSTVSSTTSSHISSFDGVSIERHKTDDISAKALDDYRERKRLKKRRKDKLKRQHEAQEGKKKHKRHKGCEEHRKHKHRKHRKHKHKHSHHCNHSEGSHISSGESCCGQKSEDEPNKETPAKVEEEEEEEEDEEEEEEESEEMTVLEEEPEPVPEPIEVIVREEKIEKPKKSDKKGKVRERQESVESRSKMAAFLPARQLWGWAGRGYRRPGAKGRAKKQFFRAIQRGNETIQIGDSAVFLSTGRPDRPYIGRIESMWETSSSNMIVKVKWFYHPEETVGCPTNLKYPGALFESPHMDENDVQTISHKCEVLPLDEYTEKLGKEPHRYLTIYDNNDIYYLAGYYDPTTYLLSMQPGVV is encoded by the exons ATGTTGGTCCCTCCCGTGGCCCAAGGCGGGACGGGCGATCGTCCCGTGGGTGACGCGGGCGGTAGGGCCCAGCAGTCGTCCGGCCCTGCCGGGACAGCAACCCTATGGCCTCTTGCACCAGCGCAGCCCAATCAAGTTCCAAATCAACAGTCACAAGGAATACCACCCTTGGCTGCGACCCCTGCACCGGCGCACAATCAAG GTGTGAGCCGTTACGGGTTGTACTCGTTATTTCCCGGGGGTGGCGGAGGTAGTTACGTCGCGGCCACTCCCGCCACCCCAGGGCCACCCACCCCCGCGCGCGCTTATCACGCAACAACGCATAAGG AACGAACAG TTTCAGAGAGCGTATTCTCCGCTGCTGTTGGCGTTGGTGTTGGTGGTTACACCTGGGGTGCTCCCACGCCACCCCCTGGATCACCCTACAGTCCTGTCCCTGTGACTCAGCTTGAACTACTCGCCAAGAATTTGGCGAGTTTGGCGCCTCCTGGTCAACAGGCGTTGAGCCTTCAGGGTGTCGGTGTTAATGTTGGCAGTCTTCATCATGCGCAGCATACTCAGCATACGCAGCACACCCTCAATCTTGCTGGACTTCATCATCTGCACCATG AAGGTCTACATCAGAACACTTTTTCGCCCCAACTCTCCCTGGTGACCGGTAACGCTCCGACATTGACGATCAATAGCTTTTCGCCAAATTCGACGGGTAACGTCGTGCCGACGACGGGGGTGTTGCTCCAGGAGTATCAGTCACCGACAGGCTCGACAGCCACCGGTTGTTCCGTCGCAGTGAACGGTTCCTCATGTCCAACGAGTTCGACGAGTAGCACGATGGTCGTCCAGGGTGGCAACCAGGTTGTCCAGACTACCGCGAAGAAACGAGAAGCCTTCCTCTCGAGTCAAGGTCAACCGGTGAAACTGGAGAACAAGTCGACGAGGCAGCCCTGCGTTTGCAGGAACAGCAACG GTAAAACGAAAGTGGTTCATTCGGATGCAGGCTGTAGCAGGACGTTGCCCGTCGCATCGTCCTGGAATGGACAGGATGCGAATAATGGCGTTAATTctaatacgaacaataatagcCTCGTGAAGAGAGAACCTTTGGCCTCTGTGCCATGTCAGGTTGCAGAGGTTTCGACCTCTCTTCATGCTACCACTACCTCTGTTAAGATCGAGCCGGTTCCTCCGAAATCGGAAAATG GTATAGTGGTATCGAATGCGAACGCAGGTGGAATACCAGTTGGAATTGCAATGGCAAGACAGAGATCGCAACATCAGGAAACCTCGGCGTCCATGCGGAATGTCTCCCTCAGTCATCATACGTCGCATCATGCAAGTTATCATCACTTTCAACCTGACAATCTTG TTTGGGCCCTGTCGTCAGGTTCATCGAGTACAGCCATGACGGTAGGCGGCGCTACGCTCGTCCACTGTGGCGGAGGTGGTGGGGAAGAACGTCCGGCCCACCTCGCCATTCCTTCGGGTGCTTTGGCGCCCTCGTTGAACGCGGCCCTCGGTTCGAGTCTCGGCCCGAATCTCGGCCCGAGTCTTGGCTCCGGCCTGAATTCCACCTTGAATTCCAGCTTGAATTCCACGCTCGGCAGTACCGCAACGGCCGCGGCCACTACTGCGTGGCCTCCCACGCTTTGGCAGTATCCGGCCTCGGCCGCGGCCGCTGCCGCCGCTGCTGCCGCCGCAGCTGCAG CGATGCCCATGGAACCCGTAGGGTTCCCGCAGATGGGTGTCGGTGTGCAGGGAGGTTTGCAGTTGGTCAGAGATCCATCCAGCGGTCATCTTCTTTTAATTCACGCAGCCG AACAAATGCAGCAGGCTGTGGTCTGGCCGAATTATCCAAATCACAATGGCGGAAACGTAGCACCCCCGTCCCTTTTGTTACCGCCGCCACCACCGTCCCTTCAACTTTTAAGCGACATAGGCGGCGCTAGATTGGTCCTTACCGagagcaaaagaaaacaacagaGCACTTTGCCGATCGTCAAGATCGAGGCGGATTGTGGTACGAGTCCGACAACCAtaataa CGTCGACGGAATCGACGAAGGCATTGCAGAGCGTGACATCGGTGACGGGCACTCTAGTGCCAGATGCACCGCTCGTAACGACTCTTCATTACTACCCACATGCACCGGCTTTGGTGCAGATTAGTCAAACGGAGCCCACGCATTGTAGGTCGCAG CAGCGAAATGCATTTATTTCGAAGGCAACCTCGCCGGTATCCTGTCTGACACCACCACCAGAAGTGACGACGATCCATGCGATCGAGCCACCGCAAATGACACCGATGGTCGGCGTTCAGGATGCTTCGAATCAAACAGAAGCGCCAGAAGCCGAACAGGAACAGGATATGCCAATGGAGACTCAGGTGAAACAGGAGCAAAATCTTAGCCCATGTCAGCTTCAATGTGCTAGTACCGCGACGAATCTTACGACGACCACCACTACTACAACGACGAATTTGACGAATCTGACGAACTTCGAGATCGTCGCGGCGACTCCAGAAAAGATGTGCAATGTCGTCAGgataacgacgacaacgaccaCGGTCAATCCTACCGTATGTGGTATAGTTGGCAAGGTCGATAAAGCAGAGAATACGATCATCAACATGGCTGATTGTCCAAAATATTCTATCACGAGGGAATGCAGAAGCGTCACGTCGATCGATAGAACGATCGAACGTGTCGTAAGTCGTCAAGATGATTTGGAGCAGGACGAGGAAGAAGATTCAAGGCACGATCGTTCGACGatcaacgatgacgacgattgTTACGATAATGGCAGATCACCGATATGCAGAGACGCAAGAACTGGTCCTAGAATCATCGAAATCACCGAGGAAAACTGTGACAGTTTCCATGAGAATTTAGAGTTCTTTGGCACGCGACGGGATCGTTCAACTGATCGTCTTCGAGATCGTCGGCGAAGTTATGCGATCGATAACACGCAGGAGCAACATCAAAACCgtgaggaggaaaagaagatcaTTGTAGAGGAG CCGATGATCGATCGTATCGCCGAAGAATCGAGAGGTACAGTAATACATCAAGTTATCGCCAAACTATCACCGGAAACGTCTTGTTGCGAGTCacaaaggaaagaggaaatgtACCCGGAATCAAAGGTGATCGTCGATTCGACGTCGAATAACGGGCCGCAatcaatgacgacgacgacaacgacgacgactacgtcGTCTCAGAATATACCCGATTGCGAGAGCTGCGGGAAAAATCGCGATGTCCGTCCTCAAATGGTTGTTCAACAAAATCCAGAAGTGAAGCCGCAAATCAGTGTGAAATCTTTCGATATGCCTAACATCGATTGCGACGATCAAGAATTGGAAACTGTAGTTATCAAGCAGGAAGCCGACGATGGTTCCTTCGACGaacaaaattcaaaatttgAGAATGTATCGACAATAGAGAAGCCAAAGGATTCGATGAAGAGACATTCGGTTGAACGATCTCATCCAGGTATCGAGAACGTTGTCgagaaattgaagaaaaatgcGGCCGCCGCTATGCAAGAATCTTCCTGTCCATTACAAAAGATAGATGAATCTAAAGAACGTAACGTTGATAATTCGCGTTCTAGAAGGCACTCGGAAACGATGCCGAGAAAGTTGGAGAACGGTCTGAAGAAGCACATATTGAGATCCtgcgaaaatgaaaaattgttgaaCGAGAAACGTGAGAATATCGAACGATCCGAGATCGAAGGATCTTCGGAGAAAGATTCTAGCAGTTTAGCTTATTCGAGAGAATATTTacataacgacaataataacgacagtaggagtaacaataacaatatcaagaatataaacgACAAGGAATACGTCATCAGGAAAAGGTTAGCAGTTGCCTGCGAGTCGAAGGTCAAGGACGATGTATCTGAGGTAAATGCGAGTCCACCGAAAAAAAGTCGTTTAGATAGAGCATCGAATGCCAATGACGACACGGTTTTCTTATCGGCCACCATTGTCGACAATCAAAGCACGAAATTGAAATTGGCCATTTCGACGAAGCAAAAATCGAACGTCGATCTCAGCGGCTTAGAATTGCTCTCGAATAGTATCGAACAGTTCGAGCATTTGAAACCGGAGGCACAGAATTGTTCGACTCCGGATCTCGAGAAATCGCCTAGCAGAGGGAAACTGATCTCTCCTCAGGGtgagagcaataataataacgtcgaTAGTCCCCTCGGTTTGCTGTGTGCTCTGGCTGAGCAGAGATTCATGGAAGAGGTTGGAGACAAAGTGCCGAGAAAGCTCAATCTCGAGAGTTCAGAAGAAATATCGAGAGCCGGTAGGCTGTTGTTAAATCTTGGAAGGACGAGtttggagaaagaaagaaagagattggataaaagaaaaagtacggATGGAGACGATGAGAATTATGAGAAATCGAAGAGACTTAAAGCCGATGTTGTATACGAGACAACAGACGATGGAAAGAATTCATCTATACGTTATTACGAGAAATGTGGTAAAAGTAGAAGACACGGAGCTAGATTTCAAGAAGACATGGTATtcagagtgaaagagaaaccTAACAGAAGTATAGATCTCGCTGAGGAAAATGGAATCGACGATGAGGAAACTTCTTCGTTGGCGGAAAGATTTGTACGAGAACGTGAACGCGTTCAAAAGTtcgataaggaaaataacgatttggATTAtgatagaaagaaggaaacatTGGAACGTTACGATCAACAGTACGATCGATTTTGCGGAAATGATAGATGTTATCGTGATGTATCAAAGGAAGATGCCTTGACAGATTCCGAAACGGAAAACGACAAGACAGTTTGTTCTACTACGAGATTAGAGGAGGAAGTAGATGTAAATACGCAAAGAAGACAAGAATCCACAGAGGAGAGAAATAGGCAAGGAAAATTGGACGCAAAGACGAATGTTGGTAAAAAGTTACATACGGAGGAAGACGGGGATTGGCCAAATATGGATGCAATGGAGTTGGATATGAGAGTGAGATTGGCGGATATTCAAAGACAATACagagaaaagcaaaaggaacTATCGAGGTTGACGCCAAAGAAGGAGGACAAGAGAAGTCCAGGTAGACCGAGAAAGAAGAGCCATTCATCGAg ttCCGAACACGGtactctctcttctcctcccaTTTTGGAACCAGCAGTCCCTTGTCAAAAGTCTCCGTCTCATTCTCCTGACGGAGCTCCACCGCCATTAACGTCAGCAGTCTTGGCCATGCCAAGATGTAACGTGAATCTTGTGAAACTCGGTGAACCTCGAAGTCACATTAAACTTTTGGATAGTATACCGAGTATACCTATACCAGTACCACCGGTTGCTTCGCCTATCACGGTTTTACCAACGAGCAAGATACAATCAGAGGACGACGACAAGAGTACTGGAAGG aTGGAATACGATACATCTTCGCCAGCGCCAACCGTAGCAAGTTCTAGTTCAGCATCAAAGAAACGTAAAGTTGGCCGCCCCAGAAAACTCATGTGCACGTCAGGGAATACAAGACACTTTACAGAAACTATTGTTGCGAAAAAACCAAAAAGCAAAAGTTCCCTCGTGGGTTATTTGTTGTCACCGAAAAACAGGCATCTTCAAACCAAG TACATCGCCAAGTCTGGTTATACTCCCCTACCCTTTAAAACCGGAATGTTGTCCTTAAAAGCTTCCTCCAAGAATCACAAATCAGTCAAGGCGAAGATGAAACCCGCGAAACAAACTCCGCTgcataataaaaatgtcatcAGTTCGATTATCGCGGAGAAGGCTAAACTAAGTCACGAAGTTAAGTTGGATAAACACAGTAATAAGGTAAGACCAAAACTGAAAGCCGAGGCAAAGGTAAAAACCTGGGAAGACGACGAGAGTACTGTCGTTGAAAATATATCGTCGGATACCATGAGCCAGGAAATTCTTGAG gaaaaaaatgttgaacaaccagaggaggaagaaggagaggaggaagtcgagagagagatggaaaggaATAAGCACGAtaaatcgaagaagaagaaacaaaagtcTATCTCGTCGTCCCCGAGTCGACATAAATCGAGCGATCGCGATAAGAAGGAATCTAAACGTCGAAAATCGTCCGATTGTAAAGATTGTAAGGAATGTGCGAAGGTTGCTAAAGCGGAAAGAACAGAAAGCATTATTAATAGATGTAAGCTAACGTCGGCTCACTTGGCCATTGATCAGTTAAGAGTTCTGACGGCTATGGGTGGTCTCTTTTATGCCGGAAGACTTAGCGCTGTTCGAGCTCCAGATGTTTACGCTATTACTCTTGATGGCGAACGAGGGAATAGACCTCATATTCATTCAAGGGAAGAGATTTTACGGGACGCg atcgTAGAGGTATGTCCAAGTTCAACGAAAGAATTACCACCCGGTACAAGACTTTGTGCTTATTGGAGCGAGCAATACAGATGTCTTTATCCAGGAACATCGGTCGAACCTACCGAACCAGATCCCGAACTCGATGAGAAATTTGTCAGTGTTGAATTCGATGACGGTGATAGCGGTAGAATAGCTTTGGATGACATCAGATTACTCCAACCTGATTATCCTGTTGTTG AATACGATCCAAATCCTCTTTTATCTTTGGGCAAACGTCGACGACAGACCTCGGTTTCgatagaagataaaagatcGTCCATAAATACTATATCTGGTACAACATCGAATAGTTTAACATCTACGGTTTCTTCCACAACTTCCTCTCACATTTCCTCTTTCGATGGAGTCTCGATAGAACGGCACAAAACGGATGATATCAGTGCAAAGGCATTGGATGATTATCGTGAACGTAAGCGtttgaagaagaggagaaaggatAAATTGAAGAGACAACACGAGGctcaagaaggaaagaagaaacataagAGGCACAAGGGTTGCGAAGAGCATAGAAAGCACAAGCATAGGAAACATAGAAAGCATAAGCATAAACATAGCCATCATTGCAATCATAGCGAAGGAAGTCATATAAG TAGCGGGGAAAGTTGTTGTGGTCAAAAAAGTGAAGATGAACCAAATAAAGAGACTCCGGCAAAGgttgaagaggaagaggaagaggaagaagacgaggaagaggaagaagaggaaagtgAAGAAATGACTGTTTTGGAAGAAGAACCTGAACCAGTTCCCGAACCAATTGAAGTTATAGTAAGGgaggaaaagatagaaaagccgaaaaaatctgataaaaaaggaaaagtacgAGAGAGACAGGAGTCGGTGGAAAGTCGAAGTAAAATGGCTGCATTCTTGCCTGCGAGACAATTATGGGGATGGGCTGGTAGGGGTTACAGGAGACCTGGTGCAAAAGGAAGAGCTAAGAAACAATTTTTCCGAGCCATTCAAAGGGGAAACGAAACTATTCAAATAGGTGATAGTGCAGTTTTCCTTTCTACTGGTAGACCAGATAGACCATACATAGGACGTATAGAGTCTATGTGGGAAACATCAAGTTCTAATATGATAGTTAAAGTTAAGTGGTTTTATCATCCTGAAGAGACAGTAGGATGTCCAACCAATCTAAAGTATCCg ggTGCTCTATTCGAATCCCCTCATATGGATGAAAATGATGTACAAACTATTTCGCACAAATGCGAAGTATTACCGTTGGACGAATATACAGAAAAACTGGGAAAAGAACCTCATAGATATCTTACCATctatgataacaacgatatctACTATTTGGCCGGATATTATGATCCGACGACGTACCTTCTATCTATGCAACCTGGGGTTGTTTGA